GCTCGCGCCCGACGACCCCGACCTGCACTTCGCCCTCGCCGACGCGTACTACTCGTTCGTCTGCGACTACTACGACAACGACGTGCCGATGCCGGCGCGCCGCGACGCCGCCGCGCGCAAGGCGATCGCCCACTGGGATCGGTTCGAGCAGATCGCACCGGACGACCCGCGCCGCTACAACGCGCTGCGCGGCTGGTCTCACCCGCACTCGCTCGCCGGGCCGCCGGCGCTCGTCGACTTTCCCTACCAGTTCGAGCGGTCGATCGCGCTCACCAAGCTCGGCGGCGACGACAACTATCGGCGCGCCCTCGCCGACTACGAGTTCTTGCTCGACTGGGCCGAAGCCGCCCCCGAGCCGCTCACCCTGTTCACCGCGCAAAACGTCACGAACGCCGCCGAGCTGCTGATGGCCCTCGGCCGGCTCGACGAGGCGATCGATTACTACCGGCTCGGCCTCGACCTCGCCGACGATCCCCTCTACTACTACGGTCTCGCGGTCGCGCTCGACCGCGACGGCCAATGGGAGTCGGCGCTCGAGGTGATGCGCGACGGCGCCGCGCGCGACGCGGCACCGCTGGCCGCGCTCGGCAAGGACTCCGTGTTCTTCATCCCGCGAGGCGACGTCCACTACTACTACGGGCTCGGCTACGAAGCGCTCGGCGATCGGGACAAGGCATTGACCCATTTCCGCGAGTTCGTCGCGACGAGCCCCGGCCGCTACCGCGACCAGGCCCAGCGCCACATCGACGCGCTCACCGCCAAGCGCGGTCGCGCGCGACGGCGGGCGAGATGACCCGCGCGCTCGCCGCCGCCGCCATCGCCGTCACGGCCACCGTCGCCCGGCCCGCGACCGCGCAGCCGCGGCCCCCGCTGCCCGACGAGGTGCCCCGCGACTACGACGACGACGCCGAGCGCGCCAGCGCGTTCTGGCAACGCGCGCTGCGGCCGCACGCCCGCGCCTACGCCGACAAGGTCGAAGCCGCGCGCGTCGCGCTCGAAGCGTTGCCCGGCTCGCCCGATCGGCTCGCCGATGCCGAGCGACTGCTCGGCGAGGCGATTGCGCTCGACCCGG
The nucleotide sequence above comes from Deltaproteobacteria bacterium. Encoded proteins:
- a CDS encoding tetratricopeptide repeat protein; the encoded protein is MKVEESAAAAPPAARRTAPRRVAAATAAVAIAAATVAPAAASGLWEPAGATSGEPSELDVLVERGRQLADFAHQFEYMGAQARRDRDLRSARRYRAQMHQVGEQAIDVLERALALAPDDPDLHFALADAYYSFVCDYYDNDVPMPARRDAAARKAIAHWDRFEQIAPDDPRRYNALRGWSHPHSLAGPPALVDFPYQFERSIALTKLGGDDNYRRALADYEFLLDWAEAAPEPLTLFTAQNVTNAAELLMALGRLDEAIDYYRLGLDLADDPLYYYGLAVALDRDGQWESALEVMRDGAARDAAPLAALGKDSVFFIPRGDVHYYYGLGYEALGDRDKALTHFREFVATSPGRYRDQAQRHIDALTAKRGRARRRAR